A window from Variovorax sp. PBL-E5 encodes these proteins:
- a CDS encoding DUF6538 domain-containing protein, with protein sequence MTLEKDMASTLTGLNQRGSRWYINIVVPPDLREVYGKRAMNIALGTSDRREATLQGTVKRAEWLADFEATRSELNPSPVDAITPDMAALLAARIRAVVLGRDDFLRSDLPMLAEMARVRRSRVRLSIPQATPTERRVDDLSGATEDERGELVDLNAYLDGKAAVSLASRNLARVLPHVQAEAAKLGVSFDVKTPGARDALLACLKAYRTAHKEVSLRDAGEVIDTPVVLTTPKALKTAKARTLRDVFGKWKTSGDSPRSADSIAAYDRALKQFEGQHKGLALADITREIGDTYRTWLRENCATPKTARDRLTAIKSLLKFAHETLEWLPRQPWRGLDIKAPTTNKRRPWSDEELKALFTSPLHTAYSLPDARYGGREAAYWIPLLGLFTGTRLGELCQLRTADVQKVEGINVLVLTNEGEGQSIKSDAGHRSVPIHSELIRLGFLKYVETVKKARSDSLWPSLPLREGKPSDFFGRWFKDHRNALGLTGTRPDFHCFRHTVRPLMRKAGHSEGTMDKVTGHKTVGSIGTVVYDHRTLSEVQEAVEAIRYPALKLAVVGVVNSPEQRRTAAPGS encoded by the coding sequence ATGACCTTGGAGAAAGACATGGCAAGCACCCTCACGGGTTTGAATCAGCGCGGCTCCCGTTGGTACATCAACATCGTCGTTCCACCTGACCTTCGCGAGGTCTACGGCAAGCGTGCGATGAACATTGCGCTTGGCACCAGCGACCGCCGAGAGGCCACCCTACAGGGCACCGTGAAGCGTGCCGAGTGGCTCGCCGACTTCGAGGCCACGCGCAGCGAACTCAACCCCTCGCCGGTGGACGCGATAACGCCTGACATGGCTGCGCTCCTGGCCGCACGCATCCGCGCCGTTGTGCTCGGTCGCGATGACTTTCTTCGTTCCGATCTGCCGATGCTCGCTGAGATGGCCCGCGTGCGGCGCAGCCGCGTGCGCTTGAGCATTCCACAGGCCACCCCTACCGAGCGCCGTGTCGATGACCTGAGCGGGGCCACGGAGGATGAACGCGGGGAACTGGTTGACTTGAACGCCTACCTGGATGGCAAGGCCGCTGTATCACTTGCAAGCCGGAACCTCGCTCGGGTGTTGCCGCATGTGCAAGCGGAGGCTGCAAAACTCGGGGTCTCGTTCGATGTGAAGACGCCGGGGGCTCGCGATGCCCTTCTCGCATGTTTGAAGGCGTACCGCACGGCGCACAAGGAGGTGAGCCTGAGGGACGCCGGGGAAGTCATCGACACGCCCGTAGTCCTCACGACGCCGAAGGCACTGAAGACCGCAAAGGCACGCACCCTACGCGATGTGTTCGGCAAATGGAAAACCTCAGGTGACTCCCCCCGCTCCGCCGACTCCATCGCGGCCTATGACCGCGCCCTGAAGCAATTCGAGGGACAACATAAGGGCCTCGCGCTGGCCGACATCACGCGGGAGATCGGCGATACCTACCGGACGTGGCTCCGTGAAAACTGCGCTACACCAAAGACCGCACGAGACCGCCTCACCGCGATCAAGTCGCTTCTGAAGTTCGCGCACGAAACCCTTGAATGGCTTCCTCGACAACCATGGCGGGGCCTGGACATCAAAGCGCCGACGACAAACAAACGGAGGCCGTGGTCGGATGAAGAACTGAAGGCCCTATTCACCTCGCCCTTGCACACTGCGTATTCCCTTCCTGATGCCCGCTATGGTGGCCGAGAGGCGGCGTATTGGATTCCCCTCCTGGGGCTGTTCACGGGTACTCGCTTGGGTGAACTCTGCCAACTGCGAACTGCTGATGTGCAGAAGGTCGAGGGCATCAACGTCTTGGTGCTGACGAACGAAGGCGAAGGCCAGAGCATCAAGAGCGATGCGGGGCACCGAAGCGTGCCGATTCACAGCGAACTCATCAGGCTCGGCTTTCTCAAGTACGTGGAGACCGTCAAGAAGGCCCGTAGCGACTCCCTATGGCCGTCTCTACCGCTGCGCGAGGGGAAACCAAGCGACTTCTTCGGGCGCTGGTTCAAGGACCATCGCAACGCCTTGGGCCTCACTGGCACACGGCCCGACTTCCATTGCTTCCGCCACACGGTGCGCCCGCTGATGCGCAAGGCGGGGCATAGCGAGGGGACGATGGACAAGGTGACCGGGCACAAGACGGTCGGCAGCATCGGTACTGTGGTCTATGACCATCGCACGCTGAGCGAGGTTCAGGAGGCCGTGGAGGCGATCCGATATCCAGCCCTGAAGTTGGCCGTTGTGGGGGTCGTAAACTCGCCCGAACAGAGGCGCACCGCCGCGCCCGGAAGTTGA